One part of the Bicyclus anynana chromosome 8, ilBicAnyn1.1, whole genome shotgun sequence genome encodes these proteins:
- the LOC112052681 gene encoding uncharacterized protein LOC112052681: MHNADINDYLPSILKPRTIRREEACTLSLTQNSVVSYPSLSLKRNKINSTGTSDNLNKGVELDPSPSTNSPHKRKAAAINLQIKKKNLTTEQGTEQTKVPNLKTDVNKKLTHAIVQPENCKSVKGKIFDKRKDKRKFGSEKNGISVAGCLKQKSIDAYFRCTNVLRLKHSVDANANKDAYALLSDWNVCTDNKVRVDDDMNRNSIVVDVKHDGRSYYKPSPSQSAKTPRLQHSPSPKASLKSSLSDVPRVISPKCKRDSVGSITPRRPVESLKFNLPLKSSSNKVSSQKNIPPYKIVAGTHFAVDAFSYGEIPNVKHYFLTHFHSDHYTGLKKSFNKLLLCSEITADLCISRLGVNSKCIRVINIDETISIEGVEITALDANHCPGALMLVFTLPNGKSLLHTGDCRASPAMESYPVFWNKDIHTVYLDTTYCNPRYDFPAQDDSLELALYILRQKKMALEKAGKKFSSVLIVCGTYTIGKEKFFLGIARRVGCSVWACPDRDRVLRAAEGRSYAHSPPRSCQLHVVPMKDLTHEKLRSYLDSMPGVFTEVVAFKPSGWENGKNSPVEKDSVTIYGIPYSEHSSFSELIRLVKFLKPKQVVPTVEISGGIKSVQKYFPCPLVIKDFAQCQTKLTEFFRIPNQQQASAVT, translated from the exons ATGCACAATGCCGATATAAATGATTATTTACCATCCATATTGAAGCCCAGGACTATCCGCCGCGAAGAAGCCTGTACTTTGTCTCTTACACAG AATTCAGTTGTTAGTTATCCCTCTCTGTCtctcaaaagaaacaaaataaatagcaCAGGCACTTCAGATAATTTAAATAAG GGTGTGGAACTTGATCCAAGTCCTAGCACGAATAGTCCACATAAAAGAAAAGCTGCTGCTATcaacttacaaataaaaaagaagaatttGACAACTGAGCAGGGTACAGAGCAAACAAAAGTTCCTAATTTAAAAACAGATGTCAATAAGAAACTAACACATGCCATTGTACAACCAGAAAATTGTAAATCAGTGAAAGGGAAAATTTTCGATAAAAGAAAAGATAAACGAAAATTTGGTTCAGAAAAGAATGGAATTAGTGTTGCGGGCTGTTTAAAACAGAAATCTATCGACGCTTATTTTAGATGTACAAATGTTTTGAGATTAAAACATTCGGTTGATGCAAATGCAAATAAGGATGCCTATGCATTGCTAAGTGATTGGAATGTTTGCACAGATAACAAAGTGCGTGTTGATGATGACATGAATAGGAATTCGATTGTCGTCGACGTAAAACACGATGGCCGTTCGTATTATAAGCCGAGTCCGAGTCAATCGGCGAAAACGCCGCGATTGCAGCACTCCCCGTCGCCCAAAGCCTCCCTCAAGTCATCTCTGTCTGATGTACCACGTGTTATCTCGCCGAAATGTAAAAGAGATAGCGTTGGATCAATCACGCCTAGACGACCAGTTGAATCTCTGAAATTCAATCTGCCATTAAAGTCTAGTTCAAACAAAGTCTcgtcacaaaaaaatatacctccTTATAAAATTGTTGCAG GAACCCATTTTGCGGTAGACGCATTTTCGTACGGCGAAATTCCGAACGTGAAACATTATTTCCTCACGCATTTCCATTCGGACCACTACAcgggattaaaaaaaagtttcaacaaaTTGTTGTTGTGCTCTGAAATAACTG CGGATCTATGCATTTCACGTTTAGGCGTGAATTCAAAATGTATACGGGTGATAAACATCGATGAAACAATATCCATCGAAGGTGTCGAAATCACAGCGCTCGATGCGAACCa TTGTCCAGGTGCCTTGATGCTGGTGTTCACGCTGCCCAACGGAAAAAGCTTACTACACACTGGCGACTGTCGCGCGTCGCCTGCTATGGAGTCTTACCCTGTGTTCTGGAATAAGGACATACACACCGTATATCTAGACACGAC TTATTGCAACCCTCGCTACGACTTCCCAGCCCAAGACGACAGTCTGGAACTGGCGCTCTACATTTTGAGGCAAAAGAAAATGGCGCTGGAGAAGGCGGGAAAAAAGTTCTCTTCCGTTCTCATTGTTTGCGGCACTTACactatag GTAAAGAAAAGTTCTTCCTCGGGATAGCGCGTCGAGTCGGTTGCTCGGTGTGGGCGTGTCCGGACAGGGACCGCGTTCTGCGTGCGGCGGAGGGTCGAAGCTACGCGCACTCGCCGCCCCGCTCGTGCCAGCTGCACGTCGTGCCCATGAAGGACTTGACTCACGAG AAACTACGGAGCTACCTTGACAGCATGCCGGGCGTGTTCACCGAAGTGGTAGCATTTAAGCCCAGCGGGTGGGAGAATGGGAAGAATTCCCCCGTTGAGAAAGACTCTGTCACTATTTATG GTATACCATACAGTGAACACTCAAGTTTCTCCGAGTTGATACGTCTGGTCAAGTTCCTCAAGCCGAAGCAGGTCGTGCCTACAGTGGAGATTTCGGGCGGGATCAAATCTGTGCAG AAGTACTTCCCGTGTCCGTTGGTGATTAAAGACTTCGCGCAGTGTCAGACCAAGCTCACGGAGTTCTTCAGAATACCGAACCAGCAACAAGCGTCTGCTGTCACTTGA
- the LOC112052677 gene encoding N-acetylglucosamine-6-sulfatase, producing the protein MLKYLLFVFLFTQVSCQEKRPNFVVILTDDQDDVLGGMDPMKNVRRFIGNEGTTFTNSYVTSPICCPSRASLLTGLHVHNHMTWNNSLHGGCYGRTWRKLEARTFAKALRDSGYNTFYAGKYLNEYGTPSAGGPEQVPPGWSEWHGLVGNSVYYNYTISNNGVPTYSTDLYLTDIIRDLSLSYIENQTEAQPFLMLLAPPAPHQPFTPAPRHQGAFSNVSAPRHPNFNLAVTDKHWLITMPPSPLPDSMLPELDRVYRSRWESLLAVDELVADVVEALDSSALLPDTYLIYTSDNGYHIGQFSQVYDKRQPYETDIKVPLLIRGPTIPKNATDNQPILNIDLAPTIMTLAGLNAPQSMDGRSIKFNVKDDLDRKTHRIEIVGNEETERNMLVEYYGEGRDGTVDENCPWKYDSDNLAQCYPQYNCKCQDARNNTYACLRHIAKRINMKYCSFADSTDFIEMYDLSRDPYELTNVINQVLPSVKHWYKLILSQMLTCKGFRNCDNPLENPKVYG; encoded by the exons atgttaaaatatttattatttgtttttctcttCACTCAAGTTTCGTGCCAAGAGAAGAGGCCAAACTTTGTAGTGATTTTAACCGATGATCAAGATGACGTGTTAGGTGGGATG GACCCCATGAAGAATGTGCGACGCTTCATCGGTAATGAAGGGACCACGTTTACTAACTCT TACGTGACGTCACCGATATGCTGCCCCAGCCGCGCTAGCCTGCTGACCGGGCTGCATGTACACAACCACATGACGTGGAACAACAGTCTGCATGGTGGCTGCTACGGCCGCACCTGGAGGAAACTGGAGGCTCGCACCTTCGCTAAGGCGCTCAGGGACTCTGGTTACAACACCTTCTACGCGGGGAAATATTTGAATGAG TATGGTACACCCTCTGCTGGAGGTCCTGAGCAAGTTCCTCCGGGATGGAGTGAATGGCACGGCCTGGTCGGCAACTCCGTCTACTACAACTATACTATATCCAACAACGGCGTACCAACTTATTCTACAGACTTATACCTCACTGATATTATT cGAGACTTGAGTCTTAGCTACATAGAGAACCAGACGGAGGCGCAGCCGTTCCTCATGCTGCTGGCACCCCCCGCCCCGCACCAGCCCTTCACCCCCGCGCCGCGCCACCAGGGCGCCTTCAGCAACGTCTCCGCGCCGAGACATCCTAACTTTAACCTTGCTGTCACG GACAAACACTGGCTTATAACAATGCCCCCGTCCCCCCTGCCCGACTCCATGCTGCCCGAGCTGGACCGCGTGTACCGCTCCCGCTGGGAGAGCCTGCTGGCGGTCGACGAGCTGGTGGCGGACGTGGTGGAGGCGCTGGACTCCAGCGCGCTGCTGCCTGACACCTACCTGATCTATACCTCTGACAACGGGTACCACATTG GTCAGTTCTCTCAAGTATACGACAAGAGGCAACCATACGAAACGGACATAAAAGTACCATTATTAATTCGAGGGCCCACAATACCAAAGAACGCCACAGACAATCAACCAATATTAAACATTGACTTGGCACCGACAATTATGACTTTAGCTGGCTTAAACGCACCACAGAGTATGGACGGACGCAGTATTAAGTTTAATGTTAAAGATGATTTGGACAGGAAGACTCATCGTATAGAAATAGTTGGAAATGAGGAAACGGAAAGAAACATGTTGGTGGAGTATTATGGTGAGGGAAGGGATGGTACGGTCGATGAGAATTGTCCGTGGAAGTATGATAGCGATAATCTTGCT CAATGCTACCCGCAATACAACTGCAAATGTCAGGACGCAAGGAACAATACTTATGCGTGTTTGCGACACATTGCAAAGAGAATCAACATGAAATATTGCAGTTTTGCTGACTCTACG gaTTTCATAGAAATGTACGATCTATCGCGGGACCCCTACGAGTTGACGAACGTTATCAATCAAGTGCTGCCATCTGTGAAACACTGGTACAAACTAATTCTCTCTCAAATGCTTACGTGCAAAGGTTTCCGAAATTGTGATAATCCGCTGGAGAACCCTAAAGTTTATGGGTAA
- the LOC112052678 gene encoding trypsin, alkaline C-like, which translates to MGVTKWIIICFLGLWCYNVNAHYPFLRVLNGSPTTIQQYPILAQLLLDAWGNQQFVQHCAGVILTSRHLISAAHCFQYNKDTGRNYSIPQYWKVRVGSTYRTRGGVLHKVKSIIPHYGFDKRYYTNDISVVVVAKKFTIGNLIRQGTIIKPESELSPNSVCTLVGWGSTERDGPQPDQLQQTMMLVIDQGYCKSQYQTIGAIIADSMLCAGRTDVDGVDGCFGDSGGPLIYKGVVVGLVSFGYACGLKYYPGVYTKVSHYTDWIVKTISYNK; encoded by the exons ATGGGTGTTACAAAATGGATAATAATATGTTTCCTTGGATTATGGTGTTACAATG TGAATGCTCATTACCCATTTTTGCGTGTTCTAAACGGATCACCTACAACAATACAGCAGTACCCTATACTGGCTCAACTATTGTTGGACGCGTGGGGCAATCAACAGTTTGTTCAACATTGCGCAGGCGTTATTCTGACATCACGGCATTTGATATCTGCAGCTCATTGTTTTCAATACAATAAAGATACTGGGAGAAA TTATTCAATACCGCAATATTGGAAGGTCCGTGTTGGCTCGACCTACCGTACCCGAGGTGGAGTTTTGCACAAAGTTAAGTCCATCATACCACATTATGGATTTGACAAACGCTATTATACAAATGACATATCCGTTGTAGTCGTAGCCAAGAAATTCACGATAGGAAATCTAATTCGGCAAGGCACTATCATAAAACCAGAAAGCGAACTTTCACCTAATTCTGTATGTACATTGGTCGGATGGGGTTCTACTGAG AGAGATGGTCCACAACCAGATCAACTTCAACAAACGATGATGTTGGTGATAGATCAAGGATACTGCAAATCACAATATCAGACTATTGGAGCTATAATAGCAGATTCAATGTTATGTGCGGGCCGAACAGATGTAGATGGAGTTGATGGGTGCTTTGGTGATTCAGGAGGGCCCTTAATTTATAAAGGCGTTGTGGTTGGCCTTGTATCATTTGGTTATGCTTGTGGACTGAAATACTATCCTGGTGTTTATACAAAAGTATCCCATTATACAGATTGGATTGTAAAAACGATATCATACAACAAATAG